The following is a genomic window from Fibrobacter sp. UWT2.
GACCGGTATTAACCGGTCGCGATTGCGAGAGAATCGGCTCCAGAGTAAGGATTCTGGAGAATTTAGCCGATTCGGTCTGTTAGACAGCGCCCTGCCACTTCATGGCATCGGCAACCTTGAGGAAGCCAGCGATATTTGCACCCATGACGAGGTTGCCCTTCTGGCCGTACTTGACAGCGGCAGAGGAAGCAGCGGCGTAGATGCTCTTCATGATGCCTTCGAGCTTCTTGTCCACTTCTTCGAAGGTCCAGGAGAGACGTTCGGAGTTCTGGGACATTTCGAGACCGGAGGTAGCCACGCCACCAGCGTTAGCAGCCTTGGCAGGTCCAAAGAGAACGCCAGCCTTCTGGAAGGCTTCGATAGCTTCCGGAGTAGACGGCATGTTAGCACCTTCAGCAACGGCCTTCACGCCGTTAGCGATAAGGGCCTTGGCACCTTCGAGGTCGAGTTCGTTCTGAGTTGCGCACGGAAGAGCGATGTCGCACTTGACCGTCCAGACACCCTTAGAACCTTCGTGGTATTCAGAACCCGGAACGAGCTTGGCGTATTCGCTGATACGAGCGCGCTTCACGTTCTTGAGGTCGAGAACGATGTCGAGGTTGATGCCATTCGGGTCGTAGATGTAGCCGTTGGAGTCGGACATGGTCACGACCTTGCCACCGAGCTGAGTTGCCTTCTGGCAAGCGAACTGAGCAACGTTACCAGAACCGGAAATCACGACAGTCTTGCCCTGGAAGGAGTCGTTAGCGAGGTCCTTGAGCATTTCGCGAGTGAAGTAGCAGAGGCCGTAACCGGTAGCTTCGGTACGAGCGAGAGAACCACCGTAGGAGAGGCCCTTACCGGTGAGAACGCCCACAAATTCGTTGCGGATGCGCTTGTACTGACCGAACATGTAACCGATTTCGCGAGCGCCAGTACCCTGGTCACCAGCCGGAACGTCCGTGTCGGCACCGACGTGCTTGCAGAGTTCAGTCATGAAGGACTGGCAGAAACGCATCACTTCGTTGTCGCTCTTGCCCTTAGGATCGAAGTCGGAACCGCCCTTGCCGCCGCCCATGGGGAGCGTGGTCAAGCTGTTCTTGAAGATCTGTTCGAAGCCGAGGAACTTCAGCATGGAAAGAGTAACTTCGTTACGGAGACGGATACCGCCCTTGTAAGGACCGATAGCGGAGTTGAACTGCACGCGGTAGCCACGGTTGACCTGAACGTTACCCTTGTCATCGAGCCAAGGTACGCGGAAAGTGATCACGCGTTCCGGTTCGACGAGGCGGTCGATCACGCCGTTAGTTTCCCAAGACTTGTCCTGTTCGAGGACCGGGTCGAGGGATTCGAGGAATTCGCGGACAGCCTGGTGGAAGAGGGCCTGGTCCGGATCACGGGCGACGACCTTGTCATAAACCTTCTGAAGGTAAGCATTCTTGATTGCCATTTTTTATATCTCCGTTGAGAGTTTGATTGTTAATGTTTTCAACGGCTGTAAAGATAGCAAAGACGATTGGAAAAAAGTGAAAAACGGGCAAAAATCTTCAAAAACTTACATTTTTGTAAGTTACTTTTTTAACAGAAATCAAAAGTGCGTTTTTTCGTAAAAAATTAAAGGGCACTATCTCAAAAACTTACATTTTTGTAAGATTTGATATTTTTATAACAAAAGTAAAATTTATTTTACAAACAAGAACTACCAAAACTGTAAAAACAAAACCCCGCCGAACGGCGGGGCCTCATTAAATGGGGCTATTTACGGAAATATTAGTAAGACTTCACCGTAAACATTTCACTGACTCGGGCAGACATCACGCGGACGCGGAACACACCCTTGCTCTGGATCTTGAACTGAAGGTCGCTACCTTCGCTCTTGAGTTCCTGAACAAGCTTACCCGTGAGGTCGAACACCTGCACCTTGAAGGGCTTGCGTGCAACCTGGGAAACACTCACCAAGGAACCGTTAGAAGTCAGGTTGAAACTCTTGGCCAAGGCAAGACGTGGAACGATAGCTTCGATGGTATCCTTCTTCGTCGTATCCTTGACAACCGTATCCTTCTTCGTCGTGTCCTTCTTGACAATAGACTTGATGCCGAGATCTTCGTCGGTCTTCGGAGCCTTCTTGCTCAAGATATAGCCGAGAGCGCCAACGAGCGGAGCGTTCAAGTCAACGCAAACTTCGTTCGTCTGCCAGTTGGACGTATTGCCGTCATGGTTTCCGCTAGTAAAGTCGCCAGCAATCATACCGCCCAAGAGCTTGTTCTTTTCGGGAGGATTCGGAGCACCGCCGACTTCGACGCCAGCGTTTTCGTTAGCATAGTAGCCACGATGGTGCGGTCTAGACGGAGCATTTGCGCCGTTCTTGGAGAAACCGACCACGTAAGACTTCTTGCTGCCGTTATCGCCAAGCAAGTAGCTCACGTTCTTTTCGATCATTTCCATGTGTTCGTTCGTGTTATTGAACTTGTCAGACAAGGCGTACAAGAAAGCACCACCCGACGGAACACGTACCGGGAACTTACCCGAACCCATGCCATTGGGATTCTGGAAAATCTTGTCCTTGGCCTTTTCTTCGTAGATCAAGTCCAACACGCCGATGGCTTCCTTACGCATGCCATGCGGAGTTTCTTCGAACACGGCTTCGGCCATCACGGCAGACAGCGGCACCACGTTACTGTACATAAAGTGCGTGCCTTCGCCCAGGCTGAACTTCAAGTTATCATAACGGTCAATAGCGGCTGTCTTGTAAGAATTTTCACCGGTAGTGCGGTAAAGTTCAAGTTCAGCAAGGAACGGGCCGTCTTCCCAACGACCATCCCACCAACTGGATTCATAGAAGCCCTGAGAGTTCGTAACGCCCTTGTGAGACTTGGCGTAAGAATAGGCAGTCTTTGCAGCCTTCAGGTACTTAGCCTGATTTGCCGTATCAGGGTCAACACGAGCCATCACGGCAAGCATAGCGGCGGCAAGGCCCGAAGTAAAGCCATCGTTTGCGTTACCCGTAATTGAACGCGGTTCACCACCTTCGCCCGAGCCGAGCTTGCTCATGGCACCGGCAGTCACCCATTTCTGGTGGTCTGCATTACCATCGCCCTTGACCGTCACAAAGTTGTTTCCATCGATGGCAGCCTTTACCCAGAAATCTGCTTCGTAGCGGAGTTCTTCGAGCAGGTCACGTACCTTGTTGGGCTTACCGCTCTTCATGGTATAGTTGTTGGCTTCCTTGTAGTCGGTGTAGTCACCGGTATAAAGGTCGTAGAAACCTTCGGTAAATTCGGCATAAGCCAAGGCGAGCACATAAGAGGCGTAACCCTGGGACTGACCATACATCACGTGGTCACCGCAGTCAAACCAACCGCCGCTCACGTCTTTACCGTTATAACTATCCTTGGTAAAGCTAGTCGGGTTGCTCGTGCCATCCAAAATCCAGTTGGGGCCCTGGCCAGAACGCTGCGCACCGAAGAATCGGGTTGTCATCCACGCAGCTTCCACATAGTCGTCGGTGCTAAGTGCTGCAACAGCACTCGTCGCAGCCAAACCAAAAACGGCAAGGCCCGACAAAAGGTATTTTCTACAATTCATGACTTTCTCCAAAAATGACCACACCGCAAACCCAATGCCAATATAGCTTATTTTGGAGATTTTTCACACGAAAAGAAAGTTTACAAGATAGTATCTATCAACGTTTTATGTAAAATTCCGTTACTAAAAATAACCTGTTCGGCATCTACGAACTGCATGGGAGTTCCGTCAATATGGGTCGACTTGCCGCCAGCTTCTTCGACAATCAAGGCTATGGCTGCAATATCCCAGGGGTAGCTCATGGTCATCACGAAGCAGTCCAGGCGCCCACAGGCGGTAAAACAGCCCTCGATAACGGCCGAGCCAAAGCATTTGACGCGTTCGAAGGTTTCGGCTTCTCGGGCAAAATTCTTGGAATTCTGGGCGTTGATTTTGGCCACCTCGCCCACGTTAAAGTCACCGTTGCTCACAATCGCATGCACAGGATCCGATTCATCACTCACATGGATTGGCTTGCCGTTCATGAACGCTCCCCCGCCCTTTACGGCCGTAAAGAGTTCACCCAGCTTAGGCAAGTTCACCACCGCGACAAGCGGCTTGCCTTCAAAGTGGAGCGCAATCGAAATCCCCCAGAACGGGATTCCACGGCTAAAATTCACCGTACCATCGACCGGGTCGATAATCCAGCGGTAACGCGGATCCGTGCCCTCGATAATTCCCGCTTCTTCAGTGCGGATCGAATGTTCGGGAAACGCCTTGCGCAGGCCTTCTACAATCAGTTTCTCGCTTGCAATGTCGGCACGCGTCACCACGTCCTTCTTGGACTTGTACTTAATATCGCCCAGATCCTGCTGGATTTCTAGACAAAGAGCCCCCGCCTGTTTAGCGAGAGCTTCTGCGACTTTCAAAAAATCATCATTATTCATTATTCGTTCTTGTATGCACAGCAACGGAAACCGATGCTGGGAGACTTATAGAAATTCGCCACCCCGCGGTAAGAAACATGTTCTCCCGTAAGGAATACGACTTCAACGTGGTCAGGCACATACTTCATGCCGTTGCCAATCTTTTCGAGCCATTCGTCGCCACCCTTCTTGTATTCGGAATAGGGGGCGTAGTCCGTGCCCACAGAATTACCGTTGGAATCCTGCACATCAAAGAACTGCAGGCTGTCCGTGAAATCTTTCTGCGTAAGCACCTTATACAAAGTCCTCGAGGTGTCCGCTGCAAAAACCGTATCCACCTTGGTACCTTCGCGGTAAAGGTAAACAGAATCCGTCGTGTAGGCAAGACGCGTAAAGACAGGGAAACTGCGTCTAACGCACTGCGCCTGCATTTCGCGCTCTATGCCGCCCAGAATCTTGTACGAGCCACCCTTGAGCACGGCCAGCGTATCTTCGGAGCGGCCATTCACCCATTCCTGCAACTGGCCCGGCAAATCACGCACGCCCATGGAATTCATGCAGCGAGAAGTTCTCTTCGACACATCCATCGCAGTGATAGAATCGTTGGTAGACACGTTGCAATCCGTAATCAAGAATTGCAGCACATCCAGCGTATCTTCCTGGACAACGCCGTAAGCAAGCTTTCCACCCGAAAGGCAAACCAGTTCCCAGTCGCGTTCATTGCAAAGGCTTACGTTGAAACCATCTGCTGAGATCGCTTCGCAGGTCGCCAAGGCTTCGGAATGAAGCACGTTAGTCATAAAGGCGCCGGAATCGTTCTGATGCTCCAAGCGTTCCATGCAGAACAACGCCGTCGTATCGGAAGCCTTCACCGGAACAAAACCTTCGGGACATTCAATTTCGTTCGCAAGCGCCCCTGGCGACACCACAATAGTATCTACCAGAGCCACCGAATAGTAACCCGACATATCGATGGAGCGGATTCGGATAATCAACGTATCTCCCGGAGAAACCCAGCGAATGGTGTCCGTCACGAAGTTTCCCGTCGAAGAAACCTTCATCGTATCATCAGAAAGCTTGTACAGCTTGCTGTAGCGGTTCGAGCCGCCCGCATAGGCAATGGAATCCCACGTTCCGCTGCAAGGGTTCAAGCGTTCAATCCTGTAGGTCTGCACCGTATCGTAGCATACCTGGAAAAGGCAAGTATCCGGAATAGTCAATACGGAATCCACACCGATCCCATGATCCCTCTTGTACGGATCGACACTTCTGTTCCAGAAAATAGCCAAACGGTTATTGCTATCCAACCGTGCCGTTTCAGGGAACAAGGAATCCTTAATCGTAAACAGCTTTGTTGGCATCAAGGGCGCGACAGAATCCGTCGTCATGAAGTTCTTCCAGAACTTGTCGGATTCGTTCTTCGAGACATCCCACGAAGAAATCGTAACGGAATACCTGGATTCAGCCTTCAGGCCTTCGACAATGAGACGGAACACGTTGGAATCCAAGCTTTCCTGATTATAGCCCTTGCCGTCCGTGACCATAATGCGCAGGTAGTTCTTCACCCTGTCGCCATGGGACACCGTATCGACCCACATAGAATCGTTGTTGGCCGTGATTCGATAATGGATCTTGAAGGTTTCGCCCGTGGAATCAATTCCGTCCGGCGTTTCAAGCTTTACCTTGAGATTCCGGATATCTTCGTCCTTGTCCTCGGTATAGAATTCAATGTTGTAGCCGTAAATGGGCCCCGAAAGTTCATTGGGTTCGTAGTAATTCGTCTGGTCGGTAGACCTGGACCATTCCATCAAGTAACCCGTCGTCCACATGGAATCGGTAATGGTCACTACGGACGGATCGATCTTGTCTCCAAAATGCAAATAGACTCGCTGCACCGTACCGGGTCTTCCGCTGGAATAGTCACAGTAGATCGCCACCAAAAGGCTATCGCGGCCAGCCTTCACGAAATCCTGAATATAAGAGGTCACGTCAATGGTATCGAACAGGGATTCCGTTCCAGAAGGGAACTTGAAACTGTCGGTAGCCTTCGCAATCTTGTCGTCGTTGACAGTCTTTGCCGTGTCGCCCACCACCGTGGAATCCACCCACAGGTAAATCGTTTCGAGGTTTTCCGTATCGATCGGATAACGGAAGCGCACCTTAAAGCAATAGGATCCGCTGTCGGCGTCTTTTGCACATTCCTGCAACACCGAGACATCCGATATTTCACGGTCAAACAAAAATTCTATGGAACTGTCGTCATCGGAGCAGCCCGCAAAAAAGGCGGACAAAGCAACAAACAAAGCAAAAAGCGCCACACGCAGTGTATAAAGTCTAGACATCGGCCATAAAATAGCAAAAAATAATAGTAGGAAGTAGACTGTAGGCAGTAGGAAGTGGTTAGTTAATAGCAAATACAAAAAAACCGACGGTACTTGTGGTACCGCCGGCTCTAAACGATTCAAAACCGATTAGTTTTCTTCCGGGTAGACAGAAACTTTCTGACGCTTTGCATCGAGGCGTTCGAACTTCACCTTGCCATCGACGAGAGAGAACAGAGTAAAGTCTCTGCCCATACCAACGTTGGTGCCCTTGTGGAAGTGAGAACCGCGCTGACGAACGATGATGTTGCCAGCCTTGACGACTTCGCCCGCATACTTCTTCACACCAAGATATTTGGCGTTACTGTCGCGGCCGTTACGTACTGAACCTTGACCTTTCTTATGAGCCATGGATTATACCTCCTTAGCCTTACGCAGAGAGTTCTTCTTAACCTTGGCGGGCTTCGGGAGACCCTGGGCAATCTTTTCCTTGCGAGTCAGAGGCACATTCTGCACCTTCTGCTTGGCGAGGGCAGCCACGCGAGCGCGGTTGCGATCGATAACCTTGGAGTCGACCTTTGCGGATTCTGCGCCGGAGCGAAGTTCCGTAACCAGCACCTCGGTATAGCCCTGACGATGACCGTTACGACGTTCGTAACGGGTACGGCGCTTCTTCTTGTAAACGATGACGGTGTCATACTTGCCGTGGGCAAGAATTTCAACCTTCACGGAGGCGTCGTTCAGGACAGGGGTGCCGATTTGCACTTCTTTTCCTGCGAAAAGAAGAACGGACTTGAGCTCCAGTTCGGAACCAACAGCGGCATCGAGCGTGGGGACCTTGTAAGCCTTGCCCAGCTCAACTTTATACTGGAAACCACCTGTTTCAACAATAGAATACATTTTTGTAATCCTTTTTTGGTTGCTATTGGGACCCCAAATGTAGCAAAATTTGGAAAAATGTAAAGACAAAAGCCCATTTTTTTCTAAATTTCACCTCAAAATTTCATAAAGGAACCTCGAATGAGCAAGATTTTGAGCCTTGATGGCGACTGGCAGATGATTTGGGACACCGAAGATGCCGGTATTTCTAATCGTTGGTACGCTACTTACCCCAAAGACACCCAGGAAGTGCAAGTCCCCCACATTTGGGAAAGGGCTTTTGACAAGCTCTTGATGTCGCACGACTGCGCCTTCTACTTCAAGCGTTTTACCATCGATGACGAAAAGCAGGTCGCAAAGCGCATTTTCTTGCGTTTTGAACGCATTGCAAGCCACGCCACCGTCTGGCTGAACGGCAAGCTCCTGGGCACCCACTTTGGCGCCTACACTCCTTTTATTATTGAACTCCAGAAGGCCTTGAAACTCGGCGAAGAAAACGTGCTCTGCGTACGCGTCGCCAACATGGGCGCCCTCAACAGCCGTATCGACTTCGGCCGCGAAAGTGCCGACGGCGCCGACGACCGCTTTGTCCACCCGGGCGAACTCCCGGTCGGCCTCCCCTGGACCCAGTACCCGTTTGGTGGTATCTTTGGCCATGTGGACCTGATTCTCGGTACCGCAGCCTTTATTTCTGACGTGAAGCTCGAACCCGATGCCGACACCCAGCGCATCGCCTGCGAAATCAGCTTCAACAACCCCCGCGGCTTCCAGACCAGGCTCCGCGTGCTCATGCGCAACCCCGATGGCGACGTTTACGAGCAGTTCGTGAACAACCTGAAGCTCGACAAGGAAAACATGACCCAGCGTTTTGTTTTCGAAGTCAAGGAACAGCAGCGCCACAAGTTCCAGTGGAGCCCCGAACACCCCAATGTCTACGCCATTGAATTCCAGATGGAAATCAAAGCCGGCAAGGAAAAGGACGGCAAGGAAATCAAGCGCGCCGAATACGCGTTCCCCGTGGTGCGCACCTTCGGTTTCCGCAAGTTCGACTGTCTTAAGGGCGACTACTACCTGAACGACCAGATTTTGAAAATCCAGGGCATCTCCTACAACCAGCAGTGGAGCGAAGGTGGCCTTTGGACATTCGACAACCCAAAGCTGGAAAAGGACCTGCAGGCTGTGAAGGCCGCCGGTTACAACGCTATCCGCAGCTGCGGTGCCCCGCTTTCGAACCAGGCCCTCGACATTTGCGACAAGCTGGGCCTTATCGTGTTCCAGGAATTCCCGATCCACACCATGAGGTCTACCGCCCAGGGTCTTGAAATCGTCAAGAAACTAATCAACGACATCGTGGCCGAACAGCACAACCACCCCTGCATTGGCGCATGGGTCATGGGTGCCGAAAACGGAACGCTCCTATTGCAGAACGGAAACAAGCTGTTGAACGCTATCAGCCCGGTGGACATGACTCGCCCGGTCATTAGCAACCTGAACAGTATCTACATCGATAACGAAGGCAACTTCCGCAAGGATACCGGCAAGCTCTTGCCCGTGTCTGTCGACAAGATTTCGACCTACGCCACGCTCCGCATGAACCCGCGTATGACGCCGAATGCCGCCTACACGCACTTCTTGGCTCACAGCTTCGACCGCGACGCCGAAGAAATTTCCGTGCCGGATACGGGCCTTGGCGATAGCCACTTCCAGGACGAAGAGGAAAATGTAGTCAGCGACATCAACAACAAGATGCTGGTGACGCTCAAGAACCACACGCTCCTCCCGGAAACGGCAACCAACATCAAGGGACCGCGCAGCTCCAAGAACCAGAAGGCCATCAAGAACGCCATCAAGGCAATCGAAACCTTCGTGGAAAGCGACATGTCCATTTGGAAGGACTACAAGAGCTTTGTGGCCGACGCCAACCGCATCGCCATCAAGAGTAAGCTCGACCAGATTACCGCTCTCCAGAGCAACCCGCAGATTGCAGGTTTCTTCCTGGACCAGTGGGCCGACTGCGGTACCGAATTTGACGGTCTGTGCGACGAAAACCGCGTGAGCAAGGGCTTCGAAGATTTCTCCAAGGAAATCACGACTCCGAGCCGTGCTCTCATCAGCGAACTGGAACACGTGGTTGCCCCGCAATCCGAAATCAGCTTCCAGGTGACGCTCTTGAACAACAGCCGTTACGAAGACGTTTCTGTTGAAGTCAAGCTGGTAGACGACAAGGGCAAGGAACTTGCCACCGACAAGATTTCCCCTGAAGAACCCGCCGGCAAGACGAGCCTTACGCAGATGGGCATTTGCACCATGATGGCTCCGCGTGCCGAAGGTAGCTACAAGTTGCAGGTCACGCTCATTAACGACGGCAACAAGATTCATACGACCGAAGAAGACTTGATCGTAATCGCCGAAGCCGACGTGAAGAGCGCCATGAAGAAGGTCTGCTTCTTGGACAACAGTGAAGAATCCAGCGACGCTCTCGCCGCACTCACTGGCCCGGAACAGGTGATCTTTACCGCCAACTTGAGCTCCTGGCCCGACGAAATCCTGGACAAGATTGTAGACGTGGTGAAGAACGGCGGCAAGACTCTCTTGCTCTCCGACCTCACTCAAGAAGATATCGACTACATGAACCAGAGCCACCAGTTCGACTGCAACATCGAATCTCACTGGAGCACGGGCGCAAACGAACTCAGCTTGCACTACCTGCCCAAGGGTTCTGAACTTGCACCGGTATTCGGCGAAGCCTCTGTTCTCGACAGCAACGCCGCCGCCATCATGCCGAGCATTTCGTTGAACGAACTGCCGGGCGCCAAGGTGTTCGCACGCTCTGTGACCCTGAAGGACGGCGAAGTCAAGACCGGTTCTGACCTGCAGCTCTACCCGTTCGGTAACGGCAAGATCATGTTCAACCAGTTCAACGTATTCGAAGGTCTGGAAACGAACGTGCTCGCCGACAAGCTGTTTGCGACGATCGTGAACTTGCTGTAATCGCTTAGAACAAAATAAAAAGGACTCGGCGCTCCCCGAGAGAGAAGGAATGCGCCGAGTCTAAACACCCAAGTCCGATACCTTGCGACTATAAACCCACGTCGCGGGTAAAAACAAACCTGTACGTTACTAACTTATACTCCAATGTGATGAAAATCAAGTTTTACATTGTAAAACAATTGAAACAATCACGTAGAATACACAAAAAAGGATAAAAACGGCTTATGACTTGCTCCAACTTGAAATATTCCAACTTGGAAGAATACTCCGACCTTCTGGCCAGAAACGCCCAGAAGGCAAGCAAGACGCTCCGTACCCTGCCGGGAGAAAAGCGTAGCGCCGTGCTGAATCGCGTTGCCCAGATTTTGCGCGATCGTAAGCCAGAAATCCTTGCCGCAAACAAGATTGACCTTGAAGCAGCCGCCGGAAAGCTCGACGACTCGAAGATGGACCGCCTGACTTTGAACGACGCCCGCATCGAGGCCATGGCCAAGGGTGCCGAAGAAATTGCATCCTTTGCAGATCCGCTGAACAAAGTGCTCGAAAGCCGCGAACTCAAGAACGGCATCAAGATTAGCCGCGTGGCAGTGCCTATCGGTTCCGTATTCTTTATTTTTGAAAGCCGCCCGAACGTAACGATCGATGGCGCTTGCCTCTGCTTTAAGGCGGGCAATGCCGTAATTTTGCGTGGCGGTAAGGAATCTCTGAATTCTGCCAAGTGCCTCGCCGGAATCTTCCACGAAGCCCTCGCCGAAGCAGGCATCGACCAAGACGCCGTACAGCTCGTGACCGAAACGAGCCACGACCTGGTGGGCATGCTCCTGCAGCGCAACGATTGCCTCGACCTCGTGATTCCTCGCGGTGGCGAACGCCTGATCCGCGCGGTCGTGGAACAGAGCAAGATTCCCGTGATCAAGCACTTCAACGGCATTTGCCACGTGTACGTGGACAAGTCCGCCGACATGGACAAGGCGGTGAACATTCTGATCAACGCCAAGACGCAGCGCACCGGCGTGTGCAACGCCATGGAATGCGTGATTATCGACCGCCATATCGATGATGCCACTACCAAGAAGTTGATCGATTGCCTCGCCGACCGCGGCGTAGAACTCTTTGGCAACAAGGACGCCCAGAACCACGACAGTCGTATCAAGGACATTGGCGACGACAGCAATTACCACCACGAATACCTGGCCCTCAAGGCAAGCGTCAAGTTCGTCGATAACGTAGCCGAAGCCTGCGACCATATCGAAAAGAACAGCAGCCGCCACACCGAAGCTGTGGTCGCCGAAGACACTAGCGTCCAAGACTACTTTGTCGCGAACGTGGACAGCAGCAGCGTGATGGTGAACGCCAGTACGCGCTTTGCCGACGGTGGCGAATACGGCCTCGGCGCTGAGGTGGGTATTTCGACCGACAAGTTGCATGCCCGCGGCCCCATGGGCGTGGAAAGCCTCTGCAGCTACAAGTGGATTCTCCGCGGCAATGGCCAGGTGAGAGGTTAATCATGAAATTTGATGAACT
Proteins encoded in this region:
- the gdhA gene encoding NADP-specific glutamate dehydrogenase, whose amino-acid sequence is MAIKNAYLQKVYDKVVARDPDQALFHQAVREFLESLDPVLEQDKSWETNGVIDRLVEPERVITFRVPWLDDKGNVQVNRGYRVQFNSAIGPYKGGIRLRNEVTLSMLKFLGFEQIFKNSLTTLPMGGGKGGSDFDPKGKSDNEVMRFCQSFMTELCKHVGADTDVPAGDQGTGAREIGYMFGQYKRIRNEFVGVLTGKGLSYGGSLARTEATGYGLCYFTREMLKDLANDSFQGKTVVISGSGNVAQFACQKATQLGGKVVTMSDSNGYIYDPNGINLDIVLDLKNVKRARISEYAKLVPGSEYHEGSKGVWTVKCDIALPCATQNELDLEGAKALIANGVKAVAEGANMPSTPEAIEAFQKAGVLFGPAKAANAGGVATSGLEMSQNSERLSWTFEEVDKKLEGIMKSIYAAASSAAVKYGQKGNLVMGANIAGFLKVADAMKWQGAV
- a CDS encoding glycoside hydrolase family 9 protein is translated as MNCRKYLLSGLAVFGLAATSAVAALSTDDYVEAAWMTTRFFGAQRSGQGPNWILDGTSNPTSFTKDSYNGKDVSGGWFDCGDHVMYGQSQGYASYVLALAYAEFTEGFYDLYTGDYTDYKEANNYTMKSGKPNKVRDLLEELRYEADFWVKAAIDGNNFVTVKGDGNADHQKWVTAGAMSKLGSGEGGEPRSITGNANDGFTSGLAAAMLAVMARVDPDTANQAKYLKAAKTAYSYAKSHKGVTNSQGFYESSWWDGRWEDGPFLAELELYRTTGENSYKTAAIDRYDNLKFSLGEGTHFMYSNVVPLSAVMAEAVFEETPHGMRKEAIGVLDLIYEEKAKDKIFQNPNGMGSGKFPVRVPSGGAFLYALSDKFNNTNEHMEMIEKNVSYLLGDNGSKKSYVVGFSKNGANAPSRPHHRGYYANENAGVEVGGAPNPPEKNKLLGGMIAGDFTSGNHDGNTSNWQTNEVCVDLNAPLVGALGYILSKKAPKTDEDLGIKSIVKKDTTKKDTVVKDTTKKDTIEAIVPRLALAKSFNLTSNGSLVSVSQVARKPFKVQVFDLTGKLVQELKSEGSDLQFKIQSKGVFRVRVMSARVSEMFTVKSY
- a CDS encoding inositol monophosphatase family protein produces the protein MNNDDFLKVAEALAKQAGALCLEIQQDLGDIKYKSKKDVVTRADIASEKLIVEGLRKAFPEHSIRTEEAGIIEGTDPRYRWIIDPVDGTVNFSRGIPFWGISIALHFEGKPLVAVVNLPKLGELFTAVKGGGAFMNGKPIHVSDESDPVHAIVSNGDFNVGEVAKINAQNSKNFAREAETFERVKCFGSAVIEGCFTACGRLDCFVMTMSYPWDIAAIALIVEEAGGKSTHIDGTPMQFVDAEQVIFSNGILHKTLIDTIL
- the rpmA gene encoding 50S ribosomal protein L27 — protein: MAHKKGQGSVRNGRDSNAKYLGVKKYAGEVVKAGNIIVRQRGSHFHKGTNVGMGRDFTLFSLVDGKVKFERLDAKRQKVSVYPEEN
- the rplU gene encoding 50S ribosomal protein L21, with translation MYSIVETGGFQYKVELGKAYKVPTLDAAVGSELELKSVLLFAGKEVQIGTPVLNDASVKVEILAHGKYDTVIVYKKKRRTRYERRNGHRQGYTEVLVTELRSGAESAKVDSKVIDRNRARVAALAKQKVQNVPLTRKEKIAQGLPKPAKVKKNSLRKAKEV
- a CDS encoding glycoside hydrolase family 2 protein yields the protein MSKILSLDGDWQMIWDTEDAGISNRWYATYPKDTQEVQVPHIWERAFDKLLMSHDCAFYFKRFTIDDEKQVAKRIFLRFERIASHATVWLNGKLLGTHFGAYTPFIIELQKALKLGEENVLCVRVANMGALNSRIDFGRESADGADDRFVHPGELPVGLPWTQYPFGGIFGHVDLILGTAAFISDVKLEPDADTQRIACEISFNNPRGFQTRLRVLMRNPDGDVYEQFVNNLKLDKENMTQRFVFEVKEQQRHKFQWSPEHPNVYAIEFQMEIKAGKEKDGKEIKRAEYAFPVVRTFGFRKFDCLKGDYYLNDQILKIQGISYNQQWSEGGLWTFDNPKLEKDLQAVKAAGYNAIRSCGAPLSNQALDICDKLGLIVFQEFPIHTMRSTAQGLEIVKKLINDIVAEQHNHPCIGAWVMGAENGTLLLQNGNKLLNAISPVDMTRPVISNLNSIYIDNEGNFRKDTGKLLPVSVDKISTYATLRMNPRMTPNAAYTHFLAHSFDRDAEEISVPDTGLGDSHFQDEEENVVSDINNKMLVTLKNHTLLPETATNIKGPRSSKNQKAIKNAIKAIETFVESDMSIWKDYKSFVADANRIAIKSKLDQITALQSNPQIAGFFLDQWADCGTEFDGLCDENRVSKGFEDFSKEITTPSRALISELEHVVAPQSEISFQVTLLNNSRYEDVSVEVKLVDDKGKELATDKISPEEPAGKTSLTQMGICTMMAPRAEGSYKLQVTLINDGNKIHTTEEDLIVIAEADVKSAMKKVCFLDNSEESSDALAALTGPEQVIFTANLSSWPDEILDKIVDVVKNGGKTLLLSDLTQEDIDYMNQSHQFDCNIESHWSTGANELSLHYLPKGSELAPVFGEASVLDSNAAAIMPSISLNELPGAKVFARSVTLKDGEVKTGSDLQLYPFGNGKIMFNQFNVFEGLETNVLADKLFATIVNLL
- a CDS encoding glutamate-5-semialdehyde dehydrogenase — encoded protein: MTCSNLKYSNLEEYSDLLARNAQKASKTLRTLPGEKRSAVLNRVAQILRDRKPEILAANKIDLEAAAGKLDDSKMDRLTLNDARIEAMAKGAEEIASFADPLNKVLESRELKNGIKISRVAVPIGSVFFIFESRPNVTIDGACLCFKAGNAVILRGGKESLNSAKCLAGIFHEALAEAGIDQDAVQLVTETSHDLVGMLLQRNDCLDLVIPRGGERLIRAVVEQSKIPVIKHFNGICHVYVDKSADMDKAVNILINAKTQRTGVCNAMECVIIDRHIDDATTKKLIDCLADRGVELFGNKDAQNHDSRIKDIGDDSNYHHEYLALKASVKFVDNVAEACDHIEKNSSRHTEAVVAEDTSVQDYFVANVDSSSVMVNASTRFADGGEYGLGAEVGISTDKLHARGPMGVESLCSYKWILRGNGQVRG